The following are encoded in a window of Roseimaritima ulvae genomic DNA:
- a CDS encoding 6-phosphofructokinase: protein MADKHNLDIRRVAILFAGGPAPGANAVISTAAFSFLEEGAQVYGIKHGYSRLAEYTAAGPLQEGTDYIRFNHETLTHSRTSRGIMIGTARTNPGKHVSSPEDLEDAELVAPLRRVYEGLCSLEVDALISIGGDDTLKTANKLKMFQDRLPEGARRFPIVHLPKTIDNDYTGIDFTFGYFTAVETLAEEIRNLNFDASAGKSYFVCEAMGRSAGWLAYGAAIAGEASMVLSVEDVTGALAAEEVVNAETGEKRKVMAIDRVIDRMVDMMLAREREGREYGTIVIAEGLAEFLPSSHLEGIDRDDHGHINISSLHLGSMMADLVSKRYAERTGRSRKVNGLQMGYEARCAPPIAFDVLLGSQLGVGAYRALVEEKLNGVMVSVERQFDLKFVPFSDLVDPKTLVTKVRFIDPKSDFHRLARFLETCVDS, encoded by the coding sequence ATGGCAGACAAACATAATCTTGATATTCGACGCGTCGCAATCCTCTTTGCCGGCGGCCCCGCCCCGGGAGCTAATGCGGTCATCTCAACCGCTGCGTTTTCGTTCTTGGAAGAGGGTGCCCAGGTTTATGGGATCAAGCACGGTTATAGTCGGTTGGCCGAATACACCGCCGCGGGGCCGTTGCAAGAAGGTACGGACTACATCCGCTTTAACCACGAAACGCTGACCCATTCGCGGACCAGTCGCGGCATCATGATCGGCACCGCCCGCACCAACCCTGGCAAGCACGTCAGCAGCCCCGAGGACCTGGAAGACGCCGAATTGGTCGCTCCGCTGCGGCGCGTTTATGAAGGCTTGTGCTCCTTGGAAGTCGATGCCTTGATTTCGATCGGTGGCGACGACACTTTGAAGACCGCCAACAAATTAAAAATGTTCCAGGATCGTTTGCCCGAAGGAGCGCGGCGATTCCCGATCGTGCATCTGCCCAAAACGATCGACAACGATTACACGGGCATTGACTTTACCTTTGGTTACTTCACCGCCGTGGAAACCTTGGCCGAAGAAATTCGCAACTTGAATTTCGACGCCTCGGCCGGCAAATCGTACTTCGTCTGCGAAGCGATGGGCCGCAGTGCGGGTTGGCTGGCGTACGGTGCCGCGATCGCCGGCGAAGCCAGCATGGTGTTGAGCGTGGAAGATGTCACCGGGGCGTTGGCTGCCGAAGAAGTGGTGAATGCTGAAACCGGCGAAAAACGCAAAGTCATGGCGATCGATCGCGTGATCGATCGCATGGTGGACATGATGCTGGCCCGTGAACGCGAAGGCCGCGAGTACGGTACGATTGTGATCGCCGAAGGACTGGCCGAGTTTCTGCCGTCCAGCCACTTGGAAGGCATCGACCGCGACGACCATGGACACATCAATATCTCGTCCTTGCACCTGGGCTCGATGATGGCCGACCTGGTCTCCAAACGCTATGCGGAACGCACTGGCCGGTCCCGCAAGGTCAACGGATTGCAGATGGGCTACGAAGCTCGCTGTGCACCGCCGATCGCCTTTGACGTGCTCCTCGGCTCGCAACTGGGCGTGGGAGCCTACCGCGCTCTGGTGGAAGAAAAACTGAACGGCGTGATGGTATCGGTGGAACGGCAATTCGATCTCAAGTTCGTGCCCTTCAGCGATTTGGTCGATCCGAAAACCTTGGTGACGAAGGTTCGCTTCATCGATCCGAAAAGCGACTTCCACCGCTTGGCACGGTTCCTGGAAACCTGCGTCGATAGCTGA
- a CDS encoding ArsB/NhaD family transporter: MFASTPETIAAQPAWVMILYAIVMLATYVGVAYERFHKTVAALLGAAVMIAMSMILDLFPYHAIYEFLAEDLNIFGVIIGTGILVDVVGKSGLFHFLSMWIVRLTGGRAARLYLALCVITFLFVAVLTIVPAMLILTSLVLVISRSLDYKPAPLLLSVAICANSGAIATFASGLPNIMIGTAAGIPYIQFLQVSLPFAVVSLIVAIVVLRFFFRNDLPWKQDAEEQAALQEKIAEFDPWALVEDRRVLLRSAVILLGTVVGFALAQTLGVGMDFIALVGATAALLFAGKGVEDAIHKVNWTVILFFMGLFIIIGCVKQTGALSWVAQQVVALSDNDMRLLVPLMAVFSSVASSIVDNIPVAATLIPIVNDVSGPDVPAEPLWWTLVICCNLGGNGTPIGSISCVIAIYALKREANLHIGWGTFIKLGGTIMVVQIVLAIVYILLLFNSGWIPDLPNAGVSHV; this comes from the coding sequence ATGTTTGCCTCCACCCCCGAAACGATTGCCGCGCAGCCCGCCTGGGTGATGATCCTGTACGCGATTGTCATGCTGGCGACGTATGTGGGCGTGGCCTACGAACGGTTCCACAAAACGGTTGCCGCCCTGTTGGGAGCGGCCGTGATGATCGCCATGTCGATGATCTTGGACCTGTTTCCCTACCACGCGATCTACGAATTTCTGGCCGAAGACCTAAATATCTTCGGGGTGATTATCGGCACCGGGATCTTGGTGGACGTGGTCGGCAAAAGCGGCCTGTTTCACTTCCTCAGCATGTGGATCGTGCGGTTGACCGGTGGCCGCGCGGCGCGGTTGTATTTGGCCCTGTGCGTAATCACGTTTCTGTTCGTGGCCGTGCTGACGATCGTGCCGGCGATGCTGATCCTGACTTCACTGGTGCTGGTAATCAGTCGCTCGCTGGATTACAAGCCCGCGCCGTTGTTGTTAAGCGTGGCGATTTGCGCTAACAGTGGTGCCATTGCGACCTTTGCCAGCGGTCTGCCCAACATCATGATCGGTACCGCGGCGGGGATTCCCTATATCCAGTTCTTGCAGGTCTCCCTGCCCTTTGCGGTGGTCAGCCTGATCGTCGCCATCGTGGTGCTGCGGTTTTTCTTTCGCAACGACCTGCCCTGGAAACAGGACGCCGAAGAGCAGGCGGCGTTGCAAGAGAAAATCGCGGAGTTCGATCCCTGGGCATTGGTTGAAGACCGCCGCGTGTTGCTGCGAAGTGCGGTGATCCTGCTGGGCACGGTCGTCGGTTTTGCTCTGGCGCAAACGTTGGGCGTCGGTATGGACTTCATCGCCCTGGTGGGTGCCACCGCGGCGTTGCTGTTTGCCGGCAAAGGCGTCGAGGATGCGATTCACAAAGTCAACTGGACGGTGATCCTATTCTTCATGGGGCTGTTTATTATTATCGGCTGTGTCAAACAAACCGGAGCTCTGTCCTGGGTGGCACAGCAGGTGGTGGCGTTGTCGGACAACGATATGAGGCTGCTGGTTCCCTTGATGGCCGTGTTCAGCAGCGTCGCCAGTTCAATCGTCGACAATATCCCGGTGGCGGCCACGTTGATTCCGATCGTCAACGATGTATCCGGCCCCGACGTGCCCGCCGAACCGTTGTGGTGGACGTTGGTGATCTGCTGCAACCTGGGCGGCAACGGCACGCCGATCGGTTCCATTTCGTGCGTGATCGCGATCTATGCGCTCAAACGCGAAGCCAACCTACACATCGGCTGGGGAACGTTCATCAAGCTGGGAGGCACGATCATGGTGGTGCAAATTGTACTGGCCATCGTCTACATCTTGTTGCTGTTCAACTCCGGCTGGATCCCAGACCTACCGAACGCGGGAGTGAGTCATGTTTGA
- a CDS encoding ABC transporter ATP-binding protein codes for MTSEASSIIQAVNVTKTFAQSALPVQAVRGIDLTIHKGEMVSIVGPSGSGKSTLLTLLGAIDAPTSGQVILEGTDCATLDDAQRTMLRRRRIGFVFQAFNLLPTLTAVENVALPLELDGVAEAEAVQRAADALAGVGLEKRRDHLPSMLSGGEQQRVAIARALVIDPALVMADEPTGNLDSVSSRQVTDLLRQLVDEQQQTVVMVTHDMEVANRADRIVHVRDGQIDPQPFHSVSGGDPTTEAQ; via the coding sequence ATGACCAGCGAAGCCAGCAGCATTATCCAAGCGGTTAACGTCACCAAAACCTTTGCTCAATCGGCATTGCCGGTGCAAGCGGTGCGAGGGATCGATTTGACGATCCACAAGGGGGAGATGGTGTCGATTGTGGGGCCCTCGGGGTCGGGCAAAAGCACGTTGTTGACGCTGTTGGGCGCGATCGACGCGCCGACCAGCGGGCAAGTGATTCTGGAAGGCACCGATTGCGCCACGCTGGACGATGCCCAGCGGACGATGTTGCGGCGTCGCCGAATCGGGTTTGTGTTTCAAGCCTTCAACCTGCTGCCCACGCTTACAGCGGTGGAGAACGTGGCGCTGCCGCTGGAGCTGGATGGGGTCGCAGAAGCGGAGGCCGTGCAGCGGGCCGCCGACGCGTTGGCGGGCGTCGGTCTGGAAAAGCGTCGCGACCATTTGCCCAGCATGCTGTCGGGCGGGGAACAGCAACGGGTCGCCATCGCTCGTGCCCTGGTGATCGATCCCGCGCTGGTGATGGCGGACGAGCCGACCGGCAACCTTGATTCGGTCAGCAGTCGGCAAGTTACCGATCTGCTGCGTCAATTGGTCGACGAACAGCAGCAGACCGTGGTGATGGTGACACACGACATGGAAGTCGCCAACCGCGCGGACCGGATCGTGCATGTGCGCGACGGACAGATCGATCCCCAGCCGTTTCACTCGGTTTCCGGCGGCGACCCAACAACCGAGGCGCAGTAA
- a CDS encoding serine/threonine-protein kinase: MNDPDRSFSAATQTRTDTLDLEMWLEAFASAAPLEDRTELRNYLPEGELAKKRLVLVELIKLDMSEAAANGSVPLIESYMEALPDLLCQESVPLDLVLEELQLRRELGESPRREEYSERFPQLSSALLRLPLQNETIAPLNQGAAPEKLPAGAQLDDFTIIRQLGSGAFAQVYLAHQESMQRLVALKVSQRSGDEPRALAQLQHPNIVRVYDQRRVCDPQAHLLYMQYVSGGTLADVLKWSAKRLPEHRDGSLITTSVDENLLRAAQPSPEVSSIRKWLTTASWPSTVAWVGIQLARALDYADRRKVLHRDVKPANVLMSAEGIPKLADFNVSATGLSGRAGAAAFFGGSLAYMSPEQLRAADATDPTEAADLDGRSDIYSLGVLLWEMWQSRRPWSSEQTPSSWSEAISSQRELRELTPADCEVGEDASSRVLHRVLLQTLQLDPAKRPVDGGELAGRLRLALFPAVAKIFDPPRFSLPGMILRLPPWLVATTVILVPNIAAGIFNYFYNEIVIIREYPMMQTYFERLAMGVNAFAFPAAVVLLYWFLRPVVRGLQQARSGQHVDESLLRSTWNYGFQAATIGAGFWAAAGLLYPLALKAAFPEFQPDDCGHFFISLVICGLVAWVYPFFGLTAIGVIVYYPQQMQPTMKDPNFEGRVRYMDRRCARFLVVAAGIPLLAAVLVLTSDQHDKPWITLFAVVATAFGLAAAFTAYQAIRETMNELGTVLSPERPSPVPMPDEEL; encoded by the coding sequence ATGAATGATCCGGATCGATCCTTTTCCGCGGCCACGCAAACCCGCACCGACACCCTGGATCTGGAAATGTGGCTGGAAGCCTTCGCCTCCGCCGCGCCGCTGGAAGATCGGACTGAGCTGCGGAATTATTTGCCCGAAGGGGAGCTGGCCAAAAAACGTCTGGTCCTGGTCGAGCTGATCAAATTGGACATGTCCGAAGCGGCTGCCAACGGCTCGGTGCCCCTGATCGAATCTTATATGGAAGCTTTGCCGGACCTGTTATGCCAGGAATCGGTACCGTTGGATCTGGTCCTGGAAGAGCTGCAGCTGCGCCGTGAACTCGGCGAAAGCCCACGGCGTGAGGAATACAGCGAAAGGTTTCCGCAGCTGTCCAGTGCCCTGTTGCGTTTGCCCCTGCAGAACGAAACCATCGCTCCGCTGAATCAAGGCGCTGCGCCGGAGAAACTACCCGCTGGAGCGCAGCTGGATGACTTTACCATCATCCGCCAACTGGGCAGCGGGGCCTTTGCCCAAGTCTATCTGGCTCACCAAGAATCCATGCAACGGTTGGTGGCGCTGAAAGTTTCGCAGCGTAGCGGCGACGAACCTCGCGCCCTGGCTCAGCTGCAGCACCCCAATATCGTGCGGGTGTACGATCAACGCCGCGTCTGTGATCCGCAAGCTCATCTGTTGTACATGCAGTACGTCTCTGGCGGCACGCTGGCCGATGTGCTGAAATGGTCGGCCAAGCGGTTGCCGGAACATCGCGACGGATCGCTGATCACGACCTCGGTGGACGAAAATCTGCTCCGCGCCGCGCAGCCCTCGCCCGAAGTCTCGTCGATCCGCAAATGGTTGACCACCGCCAGCTGGCCCAGCACGGTGGCTTGGGTGGGAATTCAACTGGCCCGAGCTCTGGACTATGCCGATCGTCGCAAAGTCTTGCACCGTGACGTAAAGCCCGCCAACGTGCTGATGTCGGCCGAAGGTATTCCCAAACTGGCGGACTTTAACGTCAGCGCGACCGGACTGTCGGGACGTGCCGGCGCGGCGGCGTTTTTTGGCGGCTCCTTGGCTTATATGTCGCCGGAACAACTGCGTGCGGCCGACGCCACCGACCCCACCGAAGCGGCCGACCTGGACGGCCGCAGCGATATCTATTCGTTGGGCGTACTGCTGTGGGAAATGTGGCAATCGCGGCGTCCCTGGAGCAGCGAGCAAACGCCCTCGTCTTGGTCCGAAGCGATCAGCTCGCAGCGCGAACTCCGCGAACTCACGCCGGCGGACTGCGAAGTCGGAGAAGACGCTTCGTCGCGAGTCCTGCATCGAGTGCTGCTGCAGACGTTGCAGCTGGATCCCGCCAAACGTCCGGTCGACGGCGGCGAGCTAGCCGGTCGGTTGCGTCTGGCCTTGTTTCCCGCAGTCGCGAAAATATTTGATCCGCCACGCTTCAGTCTTCCCGGCATGATTTTGCGTCTGCCGCCTTGGCTGGTTGCCACCACGGTGATTTTGGTACCCAATATCGCGGCGGGGATTTTTAACTATTTTTACAACGAAATCGTGATCATCCGAGAGTATCCGATGATGCAAACGTATTTCGAACGGTTGGCGATGGGGGTGAATGCCTTTGCGTTTCCCGCCGCCGTGGTCTTGCTGTATTGGTTCTTGCGGCCGGTCGTGCGCGGTCTGCAACAAGCTCGATCCGGTCAGCACGTCGATGAGTCGTTGCTGCGTTCGACCTGGAATTACGGTTTTCAAGCGGCCACGATCGGCGCCGGCTTTTGGGCGGCGGCCGGGCTGTTGTATCCGCTGGCGTTAAAGGCGGCTTTCCCGGAATTCCAACCCGACGATTGCGGACACTTCTTTATCTCGTTGGTGATCTGTGGCTTGGTGGCCTGGGTGTATCCCTTCTTCGGGCTGACCGCGATCGGGGTGATCGTTTATTACCCACAGCAAATGCAGCCGACGATGAAGGACCCGAATTTCGAGGGCCGGGTGAGATACATGGATCGCCGCTGCGCGCGATTCCTGGTGGTCGCGGCCGGCATCCCTTTATTAGCCGCCGTCTTGGTGTTGACCAGTGACCAACATGACAAGCCGTGGATCACCCTGTTCGCGGTGGTCGCCACGGCATTCGGTCTAGCAGCGGCCTTTACGGCGTATCAAGCGATCCGCGAAACGATGAACGAACTGGGCACCGTGCTGTCGCCCGAACGTCCCTCGCCCGTCCCCATGCCCGACGAAGAGTTGTAG
- a CDS encoding ABC transporter permease has protein sequence MLYWKMGWRQIRRYPGRSVATLLGIMIGVAAVIAVTLATRSTDQAFDSMFESISGRAALEVSAAGGSSFDESLVEKVAEVPGVRTAAPLIQRPTMLYFGDQRAKLITLGIDPVLDQDIHPREITAGQPLTEAKGILLENSLAISLGVEPDDAVRLLTRHGMIKARVIGLYRSQQTVATTGGATLLMNIPAAQYASKMRGRVNAIQIVLDPEADIQQVQAEIAKLLPTGLRVQPPASRSSFALETAYSTQQGMQTSRAFSLLVAVLIIANTFLINVTQRRRQIGVLRAVGATRRQVARMLYSEALLLGCVGALLGWMLGNVGADYLSRAMGRLFETSMPPTEWSLWSLLPAGLLGIGLSLLGVWWPVRRASGLPPIEAMRETTPADFENSSRWPIYVGAVLVVGCSGVLAASLQGKLPPVYSAWSGALLLAGLVLLMPLVVWPFCRVVAWPLRWVLPVETKLAHQQLLRHRTRSTLTMGVLFIGISTGVGMASSVIDNVNDIKGWYRKAFVADFFVRAMAPDMATGLASDLPDEVDEEIREIPFIRSIGTARFVSAQANDQSVIVVASERAEDAESLFELTSGDPQGLPQRMAEGQVVIGSVLAARSGNLQAGDSISMETEQGPKTLQIAAVANDYMAGGRTVYMSRKVAEQLLGVSGIDAYMVHAEAGHLDDVRQSLQSLTQKHGLLLQSFSDIQQQIDRMMAGVVAGLWALVVLGFAVAAMGVANTLTMNVLEQTHEIGLLRIVGTTQWQVRNTVIVQAVMMGIIAFLPGLAAGVLIAYLTHITAAPVLGHPVPFVWHPLLLVGSLLAGMLVIAVAAWFPAQRAAQLKLLDAVRHNT, from the coding sequence ATGCTTTATTGGAAGATGGGCTGGCGACAAATTCGTCGTTACCCCGGTCGCTCGGTGGCCACCTTGCTGGGAATCATGATCGGGGTCGCGGCGGTGATTGCGGTCACCCTGGCGACCCGCTCGACCGATCAAGCCTTTGATTCGATGTTCGAGTCGATATCGGGACGCGCCGCGCTGGAGGTTTCGGCGGCGGGCGGCAGTTCCTTTGACGAATCGCTGGTCGAAAAAGTCGCCGAGGTGCCGGGCGTGCGGACGGCCGCGCCGCTGATTCAGCGACCAACGATGCTGTACTTTGGCGACCAGCGAGCCAAGCTGATCACGTTGGGCATCGACCCGGTGCTCGATCAAGACATCCACCCCCGTGAGATCACTGCTGGCCAACCGCTGACCGAGGCCAAAGGCATCCTGTTGGAAAATTCGCTGGCCATTTCGTTGGGAGTTGAACCGGACGACGCGGTGCGACTGTTGACGCGGCACGGCATGATTAAAGCACGTGTGATCGGGCTGTACCGTTCGCAGCAGACCGTCGCCACCACAGGTGGGGCCACGCTGCTGATGAATATCCCCGCCGCGCAGTACGCTTCCAAAATGCGCGGCCGTGTGAACGCCATCCAGATTGTGCTGGATCCCGAAGCCGACATTCAACAGGTACAAGCCGAAATCGCCAAGCTGTTGCCGACGGGATTGCGAGTTCAACCGCCCGCATCGCGGAGCTCGTTCGCCTTAGAAACCGCTTACTCGACCCAGCAGGGCATGCAGACGTCGCGAGCCTTTTCGTTGTTGGTGGCTGTGCTGATCATCGCCAATACGTTCTTGATCAACGTCACGCAGCGTCGGCGACAGATTGGTGTGCTGCGAGCCGTGGGCGCGACGCGCCGGCAAGTTGCCAGGATGTTGTACAGCGAAGCGTTATTGCTGGGGTGTGTGGGCGCATTGTTGGGCTGGATGCTGGGCAACGTGGGCGCGGACTATCTCTCACGGGCGATGGGACGGTTGTTTGAAACTTCGATGCCGCCGACCGAGTGGTCGTTGTGGTCGTTGCTGCCCGCGGGCCTACTGGGCATTGGGCTGTCGTTGTTGGGCGTGTGGTGGCCGGTCCGCCGGGCCAGCGGATTGCCGCCGATCGAAGCGATGCGAGAAACGACGCCGGCGGATTTCGAAAACAGTTCTCGCTGGCCGATCTATGTCGGCGCCGTCCTGGTGGTGGGCTGTAGCGGAGTGCTGGCCGCGAGTTTGCAAGGCAAACTGCCGCCGGTCTATTCGGCCTGGAGCGGAGCGCTTCTGCTGGCCGGCTTGGTGTTGCTGATGCCGTTGGTGGTCTGGCCGTTCTGCCGCGTGGTGGCTTGGCCGCTCCGCTGGGTGCTGCCGGTGGAGACCAAACTGGCACACCAACAACTGTTGCGGCACCGCACCCGCAGCACGCTGACCATGGGGGTGCTATTTATCGGCATCAGTACCGGCGTGGGCATGGCCAGTTCGGTGATCGACAATGTGAACGACATCAAGGGTTGGTATCGCAAAGCCTTTGTGGCGGACTTCTTCGTGCGAGCGATGGCTCCCGACATGGCGACGGGGCTGGCTTCGGATCTGCCGGATGAAGTGGACGAGGAAATTCGCGAAATTCCCTTCATCCGTTCCATCGGCACCGCGCGGTTCGTTTCGGCTCAAGCCAACGACCAAAGTGTGATCGTGGTGGCCAGCGAACGCGCCGAGGATGCCGAGTCGCTGTTTGAATTAACCAGTGGTGATCCGCAAGGGCTGCCGCAACGGATGGCCGAAGGGCAGGTCGTGATCGGCAGTGTGTTGGCCGCTCGCAGTGGCAACTTGCAAGCCGGTGATTCGATTTCGATGGAAACCGAGCAGGGGCCCAAAACGCTGCAGATCGCCGCGGTCGCCAATGACTATATGGCCGGGGGTCGAACGGTGTACATGAGCCGCAAGGTCGCCGAGCAGTTGCTGGGGGTCAGCGGGATCGACGCCTACATGGTTCATGCGGAGGCCGGGCACCTGGACGACGTTCGCCAATCGTTGCAGTCGTTGACCCAAAAGCACGGCCTGTTGCTGCAATCGTTTTCGGACATTCAGCAACAGATCGACCGCATGATGGCGGGCGTGGTAGCCGGGCTGTGGGCCTTGGTGGTGTTGGGGTTTGCGGTGGCCGCGATGGGGGTGGCCAACACCTTGACGATGAACGTTTTGGAACAAACGCATGAAATCGGCTTGCTGCGGATCGTCGGCACCACGCAGTGGCAAGTTCGCAACACGGTGATCGTGCAAGCGGTGATGATGGGCATCATCGCTTTTCTACCGGGTTTGGCGGCGGGCGTGTTAATTGCCTATTTGACCCATATCACGGCCGCGCCGGTTTTGGGGCACCCGGTTCCCTTTGTCTGGCATCCCCTGCTGCTGGTGGGCAGCCTGCTAGCGGGCATGCTGGTGATCGCCGTGGCGGCTTGGTTTCCAGCTCAGCGTGCGGCTCAGTTGAAATTGCTCGATGCGGTCCGGCACAACACGTAG
- a CDS encoding RNA polymerase sigma factor, with amino-acid sequence MADSQDLDPLFEQIRQGDVAALGEYLEQNRGRLTGFLRTITGDHLLTRIDLDDLAQEVCAAAVTALPTADLKSGDPFGWIQELARRRVVDAHRFYFKAQRRDAGKERSLQGAFSGDSSSGGGLEALLAASMTSPSAAFSNDVRMARMKQAIDGMSEEQQQVVRMRYVEGLPTKQIAEKLGKTDVSVRVLLSRSLKKLEQQLSDVRPRDM; translated from the coding sequence ATGGCTGACTCCCAAGATCTCGACCCGCTCTTTGAACAGATACGTCAGGGCGACGTGGCCGCTCTGGGCGAATATCTCGAACAGAACCGCGGCCGCTTGACGGGCTTTTTGCGGACCATCACGGGCGACCATCTGTTGACGCGTATTGACCTGGACGACTTGGCTCAAGAAGTCTGCGCGGCGGCGGTGACCGCGTTGCCCACGGCGGACCTGAAGTCCGGAGACCCGTTCGGCTGGATTCAGGAACTGGCTCGACGCCGCGTGGTCGATGCCCATCGCTTTTATTTCAAGGCTCAACGCCGTGACGCCGGCAAAGAACGTTCGTTGCAGGGCGCGTTCAGCGGCGATTCCAGCAGCGGCGGCGGCCTGGAAGCCTTGCTGGCGGCCAGTATGACCAGCCCCAGTGCGGCGTTCAGCAACGATGTCCGGATGGCTCGCATGAAACAAGCTATCGACGGCATGAGCGAGGAACAGCAGCAGGTGGTACGGATGCGATATGTCGAGGGCTTGCCGACGAAGCAGATCGCGGAAAAACTAGGCAAGACCGATGTTTCCGTACGCGTGTTGCTGTCACGCAGTCTGAAAAAACTGGAACAGCAACTAAGTGATGTTCGCCCTCGCGATATGTAG
- the argJ gene encoding bifunctional glutamate N-acetyltransferase/amino-acid acetyltransferase ArgJ: MTQPTGPEATANLELNEAELPAGYRFAGVACGIKASGRADLSLLVSDQPVVAAGVFTTNQVVAAPVLLCKARTPSATVRAVVVNSGNANACTGKQGEADAQQMTQWVAEKLGIADDAVLVMSTGVIGHTLPMTKIEQGIAAAHQQLAASPDAFHLAADAILTTDKSRKVASRTVKIGKQSYHIAGMAKGAGMISPNMATMLATVITDAPLSPEDAQSLLATSADLSFNRVSVDGHTSTNDTLLLLAHASPKPLAEDDLQVFQNALTEMCIELAKQLPADGEGAKHVLQLTVSGAASDEDAAVIARTVAASPLVKTALTGGDPNWGRIVSAAGYAGPPISVPQTCLTILNTPVFTDGQPVAFDAAKLSEAMKAEPFVSVRLVVGSGPGQAKFWASDLTTDYVEFNSLYTT, encoded by the coding sequence GTGACTCAACCCACCGGCCCGGAAGCAACCGCGAACCTGGAACTGAACGAAGCCGAGCTACCGGCGGGCTACCGTTTTGCCGGGGTGGCCTGTGGGATCAAAGCCAGTGGCCGCGCGGACCTGTCGTTGCTCGTTAGCGACCAGCCCGTGGTGGCTGCCGGTGTGTTCACCACCAACCAAGTCGTCGCGGCGCCGGTGCTGCTGTGCAAGGCTCGGACCCCATCGGCAACCGTTCGGGCGGTGGTCGTCAACAGCGGCAACGCCAACGCCTGTACCGGCAAGCAGGGGGAAGCCGATGCCCAGCAGATGACTCAGTGGGTCGCCGAAAAATTGGGCATCGCCGACGACGCCGTGTTGGTGATGAGCACCGGCGTGATCGGACACACGTTACCGATGACAAAAATCGAACAGGGCATCGCGGCGGCACACCAGCAACTGGCGGCGTCCCCGGACGCGTTCCATCTGGCTGCCGACGCGATTTTGACCACCGACAAGTCACGCAAGGTCGCTTCGCGAACCGTCAAAATCGGCAAGCAGTCTTACCACATCGCGGGGATGGCCAAAGGCGCCGGCATGATCTCGCCCAATATGGCCACCATGTTGGCGACCGTGATCACCGACGCTCCGCTATCGCCGGAGGACGCGCAGAGTTTGCTGGCCACGTCGGCGGATCTGAGCTTCAATCGCGTCAGTGTCGACGGCCACACGAGTACCAATGACACGCTGTTGCTGTTGGCCCATGCTTCGCCAAAACCGTTGGCCGAAGACGATCTGCAAGTCTTTCAAAACGCCTTGACGGAAATGTGCATCGAATTGGCCAAGCAGTTGCCGGCCGATGGCGAAGGCGCCAAGCATGTGCTGCAGCTGACCGTTTCCGGAGCCGCCAGCGACGAGGATGCCGCGGTGATCGCGCGGACGGTGGCCGCCAGCCCACTAGTCAAAACCGCTCTGACCGGCGGCGACCCCAATTGGGGACGAATCGTCTCGGCCGCCGGGTATGCCGGACCGCCCATTTCCGTGCCCCAAACCTGTTTGACCATCCTCAACACGCCCGTCTTTACCGATGGCCAACCGGTCGCCTTTGACGCCGCGAAGTTGAGCGAAGCGATGAAAGCGGAACCCTTTGTGTCGGTCCGGCTGGTGGTCGGCAGCGGTCCGGGGCAAGCCAAATTCTGGGCCAGCGACCTGACCACCGACTACGTCGAATTCAATTCGCTATACACCACGTAG
- a CDS encoding acyl-CoA thioesterase — MTASHGPQVFDFHYTVSEDEIDAQEHVHNLRYLQWTLWAAQRHTSACGWDSKQALEQNGIGWVVRSHDVTYRAAAFAGDEIIVRTWIADVTHVSSRRRYLVCRPADRTILCRAETRWAFVDLNVRKAIQIPPELLQAIQPLEGSPGVPWDAATP, encoded by the coding sequence ATGACGGCTAGCCACGGGCCTCAGGTGTTTGATTTTCATTACACCGTCAGCGAGGATGAAATCGACGCCCAGGAACATGTCCACAACCTCCGCTACCTACAGTGGACGCTGTGGGCGGCGCAGCGTCATACCAGTGCCTGCGGCTGGGACTCCAAGCAAGCCCTGGAACAGAACGGCATCGGCTGGGTGGTCCGCTCGCACGACGTCACCTACCGCGCGGCGGCGTTTGCCGGAGACGAAATTATCGTCCGCACCTGGATCGCCGATGTGACCCATGTGTCCAGTCGACGCCGGTACCTGGTCTGCCGCCCCGCCGACCGCACGATCCTGTGTCGCGCCGAAACGCGATGGGCGTTTGTGGACTTGAATGTTCGCAAAGCGATCCAGATCCCGCCCGAGCTGCTGCAAGCCATCCAGCCGCTGGAAGGTTCCCCCGGCGTCCCCTGGGACGCAGCCACCCCGTAG